In Sphaerospermopsis torques-reginae ITEP-024, the genomic window TACCGAATACACCGGAATTTCAAGGGGCGTTTATTCACCAGGTCCGTACCCTAGTTTGTCTCAGTGCTACTGCACCAGGACTAACTGTGGTTTTGGTGGGGGATGTACCGTTGAAAGCAAGGGTGGGGGCAATTTTGGCTTCGGAGTTTGGTTCACGGGTACAGGTGGAAAAAACTTGTTTGGATGAAAATGGAATTTTGGTGAGTGGTTGGGAATTTTGGCGATCGCATCAAGGTGTTTTACCTGCTCCCCGGTTGTTAATTATTGCCACTTTGCCTTTACCATCTTTGGAAAATCCTTTAGTTGCTGGTAGGGTAGCCTATTACAAGCGATCGCACCAAGATTGGTTTCGGTTATATTTATTACCTACTGCGTTGAATGAACTACAACGAGCGATCGCACCCGTTCGGGAAAATCAAGGTATCGTGGCTTTACTTGATAGTCGTGTTGTTAATAGAAGTTATGGCGCTCAAATTCTCGCTGCTCTTAGTCCTCTAGCACGCTTGAATTATCTCGATCCCAGTCTATTTTCTCCCAATAATGAAGACAATTCAAATATGGAATAGGGAACAGGGAACAGGGAACAGGGAACAGGGAACAGGCAACAGGCAACAGGCAACAGGCAACAGGGAACAGGGAACAGGGAAGAGAGCATCTTGCTCCATTAAGATAGATTAAGAACCTAAACCGAATTTTAAATTATTGATTATGGGTGAAGCAAAACGTCGTAAAAGCACACTGGGGGAACAATACGGCCAGGAAACTCGCATCTTACCCTGGGTTCCCATCACCAAATCTCAAGCGGAATTGTTTGTGAAAATCACTACTCGCGGAGCTTGGATTGGTATTGGTGCTATGGTAGTAGTATGGGTAACAATCCGTTTTATCGGTCCTGCTTTTGGTTGGTGGCAAGTAGTGGCTTAAAGCAGGTAATTGGTAATTGGTAATTGGTAATTGGTAATTGGTAATTAGTAAAGATAAAATTGATTACCCAGTCACCAGTCACCAGTCCCCAGTCACCAGTCACCAGTCCCCAGTCACCAGTCACCAGTCACTTCTAAAACTATTGCCTAAATGGCTACTACCTGATCCTTAATTCAGTTATCTTCAGAGGAATGTGTAGATTTGGGGTTTTCTGTGTTAAAAAGTAAGTATAATATTTAGCAATATTTACTTAAATTCTGGCATCAATCCTCAGTCGGAAATGCCCAAATTTCCTATTTCTCTGGCAAAGTCTACTTTTTCTTGCATGGCTATCTGTAGCACATCAAGAATAAATTCACCAAAATAGAGATGGCAAGAAAAAGGCGAAAACTTACGCTAGAGTTAATAAATACTGCTAATTCGGTTAAACACTACTTATAAAAGTGTAATATGCAACTGTTACCGGGTTGACTAGCAGGAGATTTAAGTTAGGCTAAAAGCTGATTGCTCACTAAACTTAGGAGACTAGTGCTAAACATATAAAGACAATGTTAACTTTGCTAGTTTTATCTGAGATTTATATATTGCAAACTGAATTGTTTGATACGACATACAGAATAGTTATCCACTACCCTAAGCAGAGTTAGTAGCAGGTAACTAATTACAGACTTAACTATCTATTAGGAATTGTATAGTTTACAATACCAAAGGATGGGAAAATCTAAAGAAAATATAAAAGATACTCAAATGACTGTGGTGTCTGGAGGAAAAAAGTGTTTCTGAGACTGGCACATCAACATAAGGAATTTGTCCAAGACTTGGTAATGAACTTGCAAGCCTTGGCAATAGTGTTAGAGCGTAATGGCTATCCAGCTTCTTGCTACACCTGTGGCGACCAAATGAACAGTGCTTCGTTCATGGTAAGCTTAGGAGATAATCATCTTATTCGCTTTTTAGTATCAGATTACGGAATTACTTGGACTGAAATGCGGGATGACCGCGAATTGATGAAGTTAGAAGGAGCAGAAGCAATTAGCCAATTGCAGGAACTAGCTAATCTTGTCAAGCAATCTATACAAACTTCTACAAGTCATAAAACTCTTGTTAATAAGTGATAAATTGCCTAATAAGATAGAAAAGTGTTCAGCAGTAAAAATGCCTTGGTGTAAAACTGGTGCAAAACTGTTTTACGATCTTGTATATGATCTTGTTTGTACCTCATTTACCTGCAATATGCTGTGGTAAAGAGGAAATTGTTTTTTGGTAATTGGTAATTGGTGATAGCGGCTTTGTTTGTTCAACGCCTACCACCTTTTCACCATTACCGACAATAAACCTTGTTTTTGCGGTTTTGTCAAGAGTTTTGCAGGGTCTGTTAAAATCTGATGGGTAAGAAAACCAATTATTCAGAAGATTGAAGATGACTAAAGAAACACCAAGTCAACCAAAATTACCACCCACGAGTGCGATCGACAAGTTAACAAAAACTGAATTTGATACTTGGTTTGAATATCCGATCAGAGTGCAGCCTCATCATACAGATTATGCTGGCATTACTTGGCATGGTACATATTTAACTTGGATGGAAGAAGCGCGGGTAGAATGTTTGCGCTCTATAGGTATTGATTTTGCTGATTTGGTAGCTTTAGGTTGCGACTTACCAGTGGTAGAATTATCAGTACGCTATCATCGCTCACTGCAATTAGGAATGATGGCACTTGTAAAAACCCGGATGTTGGAAGTAACCGGTGTGCGGATGAACTGGGATTATAAAATTGTTTCCACTGATGAGCAAGAATTATATGTTTCTGCTCAGGTGACGCTAGTGGCATTAGACAGAGAAAGAGGTAAAATAATGCGTCAGTTACCTCCTGCAATGAAGGATGCACTGGCGAAAATTACTGCTTCATACAAGTAATACAATTTTGGATTTTAGATTTTGGATTTTAGATTTTGGATGGGGAATCTTTTCAAATGTTAGTTAACAGTATCAGCAATTAAAAATTTATTTTCCGCAAAGTTAAGTTTAATTACGCACAGGTATTTGGGAGATGTTTTGAGTAATTTCAGAGATTTTCTGTAAAATATCTTGAGGTGTAATCCCAAAACCAAAGTATAATAAAACCACTATCGCTGCAAAAGTAACAGCAGTTTTGATGGTGGTTTTGACTAATTTCCACAGGATGATAAATATTATCCAAGCGACTATTAAGGTAATGATCATAATGTTAGGGATTTAAAAGCCATTGTGGTTAAATAAGGTATATATTATATCTGAAAATGACCAGATAATTTATTTTGTGAATATTTTTTAATAATCGGACAATGAAAATTATTTAACATCAACATAAATTTCTTTTCCGTATGGCTTAAATTCATCGTCGAGGTTGTATAAAATATTGCGAATTTGTTGACGGATTTCTCTAGCAGGTTCTAGACAGTCTCGTTGATAATCTTGTAAAGTTAATTGCAGATGGGGATAAAGGATTTTTAACAAACCTGATGCAGTTTTAAGAATAGCTGTTTCATCTCTAGTTGTAACAGTTTTATGATTAAAATCAGTGGCAGATACATTAAAATGACCATTATTTAGGAGTGGGAATCATGACAGATACACAAAAACCCAATAAACCCTTATTTTCTCAACATTATTTAAGATTTCGGATTCAAGAATTACCAGAATGGCAATTAGATATTACCTCAGAATTTGAGCAATTAAATAAACTCTATGTTGCCAAAAAAGCAATTTTACCCACATTAAATGAATCCCAAACAGAAGAAGAATTTATTAAACCTGTATTAGAAATATTAGGTTTTAAATATATTACTCAAGTTGTCACTCGTGGAAAAGGTAGATCCCAACGTCCTGATTATGCCTTATTTAATAACACAGAAACAAGAGATATGGCCTACACATTACAAACTAATGAAACCGCATTTTATAGTCAAGTATTAGCTATAGCAGAAGCTAAATATTGGGAAAGACAATTAAGTAAAGTTTCTGCTAATGATAAGCGGGATATTTTCAAAAATGAAAACCCATCTTTTCAGATTTCCAGTTATTTAACAGGTACAAATGTTGACTGGGGAATTTTAACCAACGGGAGAGAATGGCGGTTATATTATCGTTTAGCATCTTCTACCGCAACAGAATTTTATCCCATTGATTTGGTAGAATTATTAGAAAGTGAAGATGTAGATAAACTGGCAAAATTCAAATATTTTTGGTTATTTT contains:
- a CDS encoding DUF2839 domain-containing protein encodes the protein MGEAKRRKSTLGEQYGQETRILPWVPITKSQAELFVKITTRGAWIGIGAMVVVWVTIRFIGPAFGWWQVVA
- a CDS encoding DUF1815 family protein, whose protein sequence is MFLRLAHQHKEFVQDLVMNLQALAIVLERNGYPASCYTCGDQMNSASFMVSLGDNHLIRFLVSDYGITWTEMRDDRELMKLEGAEAISQLQELANLVKQSIQTSTSHKTLVNK
- a CDS encoding acyl-CoA thioesterase, yielding MTKETPSQPKLPPTSAIDKLTKTEFDTWFEYPIRVQPHHTDYAGITWHGTYLTWMEEARVECLRSIGIDFADLVALGCDLPVVELSVRYHRSLQLGMMALVKTRMLEVTGVRMNWDYKIVSTDEQELYVSAQVTLVALDRERGKIMRQLPPAMKDALAKITASYK
- a CDS encoding type I restriction endonuclease, translated to MTDTQKPNKPLFSQHYLRFRIQELPEWQLDITSEFEQLNKLYVAKKAILPTLNESQTEEEFIKPVLEILGFKYITQVVTRGKGRSQRPDYALFNNTETRDMAYTLQTNETAFYSQVLAIAEAKYWERQLSKVSANDKRDIFKNENPSFQISSYLTGTNVDWGILTNGREWRLYYRLASSTATEFYPIDLVELLESEDVDKLAKFKYFWLFFRRAAFEKDSYNKNFLERVREGSTTYATQVGNELKTLVFEQIFPDLAGGFVADAARRGKTIQEKQVYAATLSFLYKLLFLLYAEARNLLPITTAYRDYSLIKITQEIAESVDKQRTLSQTSTKIYKGILSLFEIVDRGDAALEVPRYNGGLFHFEFHQNQDIKDYPDNHFLYEHQLSDAVLAPALDKLARFEKLPIDYSFLGVRQLG